Genomic segment of Denticeps clupeoides chromosome 13, fDenClu1.1, whole genome shotgun sequence:
TCCGTGGCAATGAAGGAGTGTTCATTATGGGGAAAAGCGTGGAGTTTCGAATGGGTGGAGACATTGAGCTAAGAGCTGTGAGTGATAAATCCATAATTTTGAATCACTGAATCATTGAACTCTAAAAGTCTTGCAGCTCTCTGGCAactttcagacgcccttatccagagcgacttacaatcagtagttacagggacagtccccctggagcaacttagggttaagtgtcttgctcagggacacaatggcagtaagtgggattcgaacccgggtcttctggcttctgtgttacccactaggctactaccaccctataataaACTGCTTCTTTATAAACCAACAAGACAGACAGGAAAAGTGCATGTGTAACTGTACAGATGCACCTCCTAGTTTGgattttaaatttgttttataaaataGTTTACTCCTGTTAAGTTGCATTGATCACTTTGTGTTGCCAGTGTTTTGAAATGACTCGAATAATTAATATTGTGTTGATCGCTCCTATGCAGGAGAACAGCATTGTCCTCAATGGCTCTGTGATGTTCAACTCCTCTCGCATCCCAAACTCCTCAGCTGGTGGAGACCTGTATTTTGATGAAGGCATGAAGAGGTACAAGCTCTGCATGTGTGAGGATGGGACCCTGTTCCGAGTACAGGTGAAATACGCCAACATGGGCTGCCAGACCTCCGAAAACCCGTGTGGTGTGGCTCACTAACACAAACTCAGACCTTGCCTTTGTCCTGCTCACGTATAGCTCTAGTGGAAGCATCTCGCTCACACATGCATCtgttttgccatgaaaatgatcTTCACTGTACATAAAAGGTAAAAAGTAATTATAAGTGATTTTACTATGAATGAATAGCAGGTGCTGTTCATGTTAGTAAATAAATACTGTCATCATATATTAAGCATTTAAGAGACAAATGCAGGGGAATCTATGAGTAACATTTCTGCTACTTTACTGATAACAAATAGTAAAATATAAgcaaattatttttgtaaacaGTATTTGTGGGGTGAATATGCATATAACTGCTGGCAGCATAATATCCACCTTAGATATTATGTAGTTGATTAGGTCCCACCCATAACACTGAAGGGTTATAGTCTTTATATGTAGAGACTAttacatgtgcgtgtgtgtttctgagtgtCTGATCTGCCTTCAGTCCTTATCAGGTTCGTTTTAATCACCACTCATCATCACCACTCCTAACACGCCCCCCCTGTGACTGTATTTCACAAAGCTTTGTTTTCTCATTTGGTTGAGCATTGTTTCCACTTTTACAAAATTTTTTTGCAGTGGTGCCaaataagttttattttactgggCAGCAGCCCATTATAATCTCTTGTTGAGATATGTTAAAACATCACTtgcttattttaatattttgataAGATTAATGTATGGGAAAGCATAGTGCTAATCTTTGTTTACATTGAACATGTGTGCTATTTATTTTGAgttgttttgaataaaaaaaaatattaaaaaggaaaaatgtttcTAGCACTCAGTTATTTATACTACATGGTTTTCACAAACACAGTTTAAACATTAATACATAATATCAACTATTATAACTAGAAGACCGTTCTCCGATTGAGCTGTTTCACTGTCATTGACCAAAGGTATGTGTCATTGAGGGGATGGGAGGGGAGGGTTCTGCCCGGTTCTGAACATTTCGTGGGTTACTGTGAAAATCCTGTAAGACATTAACTTGGGCATGGCGTATAGTTAGGCATAAATATGTGCGTGACTCAAATATTGCTATGCTTTCGCCAGACTTTGACCTCAGACATTcagaagtcaaagtcaaagcAGCTTCCTGTCTCAAAGTCTTTTAAAGTACTCTGTGGCCAGTGTGTTTGGGGAAAGATTACATGGTCTTTACAAACAACTAACTTGTATCTACAAATAGGTAAGTGGTTTTTAGATTAGTTAACACTCAGTTAAGAAAGCTACTCAGTGACAAATCGTGTGATTTGTGACGCTTAAGATATTTACAATCATAAAATGCCTTTTGGTGCATTCTTATGCGGTGGTTTGTCATCCCTTTATATTAAAGATATTCTTTATATTAAAATTCTATAACTGTCATACCAATTTACgttgtattctttttttgttttttgatcaGATGTATTCAGGGCAGACAGTAATGTACCCATTTAAAGTGCTGATCTGCTCTGCAACGCTGATCTGCCTGCATGGAAAGCGCTTTTCTCCATATGCTTCAGCCTCCCCGGTGCCCTGTCTGTGGGAGACGGGGTCGCTGTTAAACTGCTCTGCCCTAAATCTGCATGAAGCCCCTTTACGTATCCCAGCAACCATCCAGGCCCTGAATTTATCCTACAATTCTTTGCGGTCCTTGCCGCCCCTATGGCCTGGTGACGGAGCACTCGTTGGTTTGCTGTACCTCTGGCTGGGACACAACAGTTTAGAGGACCTATCACTGTGTCGGAGAATGAGAGTGAGGTTGAAATCTGCCGAGTGCGGTTTCACGTGGGCCCCTGCCTTAGAACTGCTGGCTGCGGAAAGGAATCAGCTACAACAAAttcctgaaggtcaggtgtCCATTAAAACATGCATCTTGTACACTACATTTCTCTTATTTCTCATTCTCTGTTCTTGCTAGCTTCTTCTAAAAATGTCCTTATTTTTTCTGCACTGTCATCTCTCACACTGAACAAGAGGTCCTATGACAAATCCAGGCAGAAGACATTGTGAATACAAAATGACACTGCTCTGCCATGCCTCATGGCTTGTCTCCAAGTGTAAAGTATTTATCTTTATATGCACCGCATACCTAAACACATTTGCTAGATAAAGAACTGTCACTCATCACGGTGTGAACTTTGAACTATAGTCTTTTAACTCATTCAGCCAGTCACAGGGTGTCTGCTCTTATTTTAATGATGAGAATAGAAACTGTACTCAGGACTAAAGCTGTAGACATTTATTGATGCTGATTTATTTAACTGTGCTCGTTAAACTTATAGCCAAATGCAGGAATGGTTTCAGTGTTATGTAAAACTGTCCTTATTAAATTGTGTACAGTCAAAAAAAATGGTCGGGTAGGATCATCTGAGTCAAGATCTGAGTAAAGATGGCAGCTTCACATTTTGCAATTTGTTATTCTGCTCACAATCTGCCCTGGTGCTATCCAATTAACCCACAATCCACAATGTTTCAGTTCACCAGCATCCAAAGTACAAGCTAGAAAAGCAGAGAGGTTTCCTGTGCATTGCCCTCTTATATTTTATAAAGTGAGATTCAAATTcatgtatatattataaaaaacagGTGTAATTTCTCTACTGATGATCACAGAAATGAATGAATCTGGCATATATATTCTTATACTCATCTTATATGGTTGTTTCAGTGGCATGCAATTTAAGTCCATACCATTGTCCatgccaaaaataaaataaagctccAGATATCCCCTTTTCTGTCATGCTGTcaaaaaaatggggaaaaaacacaatatgGTGATTAatgatttataaaaaacattattagcaTTACCAGGGTCACTCCATGATTCCCTCCCATTTTATATgaggtcatgtttttttttttttaataattcagaacCACCTTATACAACTGTATATTGCTCTTTTTTGCACTGTTTCTCCAGGTTTGAGAAAAAGTGTAAACCTGCTGGTGCTCCAGCTGTCTTATAATAAGATCACTGCGCTAGGCTCCACTGACCTACAGGGGTGTATTCACATCAGGGAACTGCATCTACACCACAACCTCATCAGCACTATTCATCCACTCGCCTTCAGAGATGTTCATGATCTTGAGGTAACATCATTCAACAAACCATGAGATACGTGATGATGTATGCTTTATTTATACCATCTGACTAGGTGGCTAACAGTGACATAAAAATGGTCCTTGCAGGTTCTGGATCTGAGTTTCAATTTGCTAACCAGGATCCCACCGACCGTTCACCTGTCTCTGCTGAATCTGATGCCACGGGTGGATGTAAGCAGTAACAGGTGGCAGTGCGATTTTGAGTTATGGGACCTGGGGAAGAGACTGAACGAAACCGGCACAACATTAAACTTGATCTGTCATTCTCCGCCACAATTTGCTGGGAAAGAACTACTGCAACTAAGAGAAGAGGACTTTGTTTGCTCAAAACCCAAATATGGCAGCATCCACCACCTGGACAAAACAGTGGATGAAGGCATGGAGATATGGCTGTTGTGCAGTCTGCAAACTCAAGGTACTTTCACTAATCACCTcacaggcaaaaaaaagaaaaaaatagtggTTGGCTGGTTTAAAGGTTTAACTGGTTTAAACAATTGAATAACCTACAGTTGAATatcattgtattatttttttcagatgatTCTCCGGGACTTTGGTGGACACCTCACGGCCAAGCAAGTGGAGCTCAGCAAGCCCTGCTCATCCGCAATATCACAAAGAAAGATGCTGggctatatatatgtgtatcgAAACCTGAAAAACTTGTGTACATTTTTGAGCTCCACGTTCACCAAAGAGGAACAGAAAGGCTAAGGAGAGAAATCGCCACTGAAAATGTACAAACCGAACAACATGCCATGGtcagagaaagggagaggagtTTATCTCGGGCCTATTCTGATTCTGACTTCATcctggctgtctgtctgtcagtcatCATCACCTTCATTGTTGCATTTATTCTTGGTGTTGTACTCAGACCATTACTGGATGCTTTATGGTACAAGATTCACTTGAAAAGAAGCCCCTCCAGCAGAACTCCATCTCTTGGCAGTCAATCTATGACCAACATGGACCCACccacatattttaataaaggaTTTTCTGTGTCAGAGGATGCAGAGTTGGAAGCAAGAGATGGTCAGAGAGTTACATTTGCTGAGGTCACACACACTAATGATGACAACTATGTCACAGTTCTGGAGGATCAAGAGGCAATAGAAGAGAACAGTGGTGATGAAGTTACATATGAGAATGTCAAAAGAAGCTCAACAAGCACAAATCATATTTCAATTCAGGTTGAGAATGTCAGACCAGATGAGCATCGTACAGTTGACAAAGTAATGGAGTTTGAAAACATTCCTGATCCAGAGGAGCCCATAAGGGAAGATGATAGcagttcatcatcatcatcatcatcatcatctgactCAGAAAAGGAGATGCTACCGATATCCAGTCAGGATGCAAAACCAACACAGATAAATGGGAATAAGTCAGAGGTAGAAAATATCACAGGTCTGAGTTTGGTGAAGCACAAAGTTACCACTGAGAAGCTTCAACACACTAGCTTAAGTTCAGAGTTAAAACCAGTGGCCATTCCTATATTTTCTTCAGAGCCATTTGCTGACTGGGCTGCCCAGATAATAGAACAGAATGCAGACAACAGAAACCTCTCTGATGCTGACAGTGGAGAGAGTTTTTCATTCACTGATGAAACAACACTGACGAGTAGTCATGATCTATCAAGCACTGGTGTGAACCTTCCAGTGGAAATGCCCAAGGAGCCAAGAAGCGAGAGTGGAGTTCAGGCAGAATCTGAAATCTGCAAAATTGAACGCAATGTAAAGTCTGATTTTTCTGATTTGTCAAGGTCTTCGAGCTCCAGTGACAGTGAGGATGCAACAGAACATACAGAGACGATGAAAACAGAGACTGAAATATCCCTCAAATATGACACGTCTGGCTCTTCAGAGCAAGATATTTACACTTCGAGACCAAGACTAGATACAATAATCTTAGAGCCAGATGATATTCAGTTGACTTTCATTCAAGATGATGCCACTGATCAGATGACATTCCAAGAGGTGTTTTCTGAAAGTAAGAAAAAGTTGAATTTACCATTCAATCCTATTCCTTTCAAACGCCCTGGTAAACTCCACCCCAGCAATAAAGCTGAAGAAGAGCCTAAGAAATATAATGTTCATCCTGTATATAGACAGAGACTGGTTCCAGTTTATACAGGCAATTTAACACATTCGCATTTGCTGACCACCAGTAGTTCCACTGACTATGAAGATCCACCCTTATACAACTCTGCCTTCAGTCTTGCGGACACTGTAATAGATATCTCTGACACAAGTGTTACAAGGGGTATGTCAAACAAAAATTCAGAGAGAGTCCTTCATATTCCCTTCGACAACACCGCAAGCAGTACAGATGATGTCGAAAGAACTGGGAGTTTGAAGGAGGAGACTGGCTGGTCAGATGTGTTTGATTTAAGTGGCTCATGTCAGACAAAAGGAGAAGGGAGCTTGACCTTTGAACAGCTACCAATGACCAAAAGATCTCTTCAATTTACTGCTTCAACAGTCTCAAGAACACAGAGTGAAAAACTTGAGCAGACAGATTCAAGTGGCCAACATCAAGCCCCAGTCATTGGAGACATCAGTGGTTTTATGGGAAAAGGAGAACAGTTTTCTTTACCAAAGCCAAAGCGATATCTTGTGTTCACCACCAAGGATGACTCCACAGTCGATATAAAAGAAATGTCAGAAGCAAAAGAACCAGAGGAAAGTTTGTCTAAATCAATAATCTCATCTTCTGACTCCAGTAGCTCAAGTGACAGTGATTctcaggaagaaaaaaagacccCAAAAGACCCCCCTCTTCTTCTTACGTCCTCTTCAATGGAGCTAAGAGTGCAAACTGAAGAAATACAGAAAGTAATGCCAGAACTAGAAAGGTCAGATTCAAGTGTCTCATCTCAAATCACGGTAATTGGAGACATCAGTGGTTTTAAAGGAAAAAGCGGCCAGTTTTCCATACCAAGGCCAAAACAATATCTTATGTTCAACACCAAGGAAGACTCTACACTTTATGAAAAGGAAATGTCAAAAGTAAAAGAAACAGAGGAAAGTTTGTCTAAATCAATCATCTCATCATCTGATTCCAGCAGTTCAAGTAACAGTGATGCAGAAGCTGAAAATGGTCACTTGAGCCAACTCTCCAAACTCCAACCCCCAAAAGACCCTCTTCTTTTTACATCCTCTTCAAAGGAGATAAAGATTCAGACTAAAGAAATACAGAATGTAATGCCAGTTAGAGAGCTAGAAAGGTCAGACTCGAGTGTCTCAGCTGAAGTCACAGTTATTGGAGACGTGAGTGGTTTTAGAGGAAAAAGGGACCAGTTTTCCATACCAAAGCCAAAACGATATCTCATGTTCACCACCAAGGAAGACTCTCCACTCTATAAAAAGGaaataccaaaagaaaaaaaccagGAGGACAATTTGGTTAAATCAGTTGTTTTACCTCCAGATTCCAGTAGCTCAAGTGAGAGCGATtcagaagaaagaaatgtttgCTTGATCCAACTACCAAAATCCCAACCCCAAAAAGAATCTCTTCTTTTAATCTCCCCTTCTAATGAGTTAAGAGTGCAGATTGAAGAAAAGCAGAATGTAATGCCAGAGCTAGAAAGGTCAGAGTCAAGTCTTTCAGCTCAAGTCCCAGTTGTTGGAGACATCAGTCGTTTTATGGGAAAGGGGGACCAGTTTTCAATACCAAAGCCAAAAAGCTACATTATGTTCACCACCAAGGAAGATTCTACACTCTATGAAAAGGAaaggacaaaagaaaacaaatcaaaagGAAATTGGTCAAAATCAGATTCCAGTAGTTCAAGTGACAGTGattcagaaaaaagaaatgttggcTTAATCCCACTCCCAAAGACCTCATCTTCAAATGAACCAAGGGCACCAACTGAACCAATTCAAAAAGTAATGCCAGATCTGGAGAGGTCAGACTCAACCATCTCATCTCAAGCTACAGTCATTGGAGACATCAGTGGTTATGTGGGAGAAGGGGCAAAAGTTTCCTTTCCAAAGCCAAAAAGATACCTGAAgttcaccaccaccaccaccaccaccaccgaaCCCCCAACACTCtatgaaaaagaaatgtcaaaaaagaaTGAACTAGATGAAAGTCCAACTAAATCAGTTATCTTACCTTCTGACTTCAGCAGCTCAAGTGACAGTGATTCAGAAAATGGATTAATCAACTTGGGCCAACTCCCCAAACCCCAAAAATCTCTTCTTTTTGCCTCatcttcaaatgaaaaaaatgaacaactaCTGCAAAGTGAACAAATAAAGAATGTCATTCCAGAACTAGAGAGGTCAGATTCAAAACTTTCAACTCAGGCTCCAGTTGTTGGAGACATCAGTGGTTTTACGGGAAAAGGGGACCAGTTTTCACTACCAAAGCCTAAAAGATATCTTATGTTTACCACCACGGAAGACTCAACACTTGAAAAAGTAATATCCATGAAAAAAGAACCTGAAGAAAGTATAACTAAATTGGTAATATCCCCTCCTGATTCCATTAGTTCAAGTGACTCTGAAGAAGGAAGTCCAAGCAAGAGCCAACTCCCTAAACTCAAAAAATCACTTCTGTTTAGCTCGTCTTCATATGAGAGAAGGCTAAACACTGAGAAAATACAGACTGTAAATGCAGAACGAGAGAGGTCTGATTCAAGACTTTCTGCTCAGGCTCCAGTTGTTGGAGACATCAGTGGTTTTATGGGCAAAGGGGACACGTTTTCCTTACCAAAGCCTAAACGATTTCTTCAGTTCACCACCAAGGAAGACTCTACAGTCTATGAAAAGGAGATGCCAGTAGAAAAAGAAAGCAAGGTAAGCGGAACTAAACCGGTTATCTTTCCTCCTGATACCAGCAGCTCAAGTGACAGTGATTCTGAAAAAGGAAACGTCCACTTGAGCAAACTCCCCAAACCCACAAAATCTCTACTTTTTACTTCATTAGCAAATGAGCCACAAATTGAGCAGATACGGAATGTTCTACCAGAGAGATCAGACTCAAAATTCTCATTACAGGCCTCGGTCATTAAGGACGAGTTTTCCAGTCTAGTCAAAGAAAAAGAACCAGAAGCAAGTCGGCCTAAAGCAGTCATCCTACCTCCTGATTTTACAAGCTCAAGCGACAGTGATTCTGAAGAAAGAAATCTCCCCAGGCACCCCAAATCTCTTCTTTTAACCTCATCCTCATATGAATCAAGGATGTACAGTGAATCAGAGGCAAAAAGGTCTGGCATGATCAGGAAAGATGGAAACAGACACGTTTCCTTCGATCAACTACCGAAGCCTAAAAAATCTCTACTCTTCACACCTTCTGCAGTTGAAACAAGGAGGGAACAAGAGCAGAGAGAGGTCACCACTTCATCCCAATCAACCACATCCAGATATTCATCTGCTGTAAAGGCAAGTTCAAAAAACGACCAATAGATGGCAGTGCAGATTAAAGTCCACAGGGCAGATTAACTCTGGTAACTCTGCAACTTACTTTTGCTAAttgcaaaattatttttttctttttttttttaatgctgataCAATTTTAGCTGTGCAAGTGGAGTGTTTTAATATGAGAGTATAATTTCAAACAATTACTGTACTATCTGTGCCTGTTGCAGtgaatatttgtatatatataactttaACAAAAGGACATATATCTATATTTCATATGTATCTCTCCATAGCACATGTATTAATAATGTAACAATAATGTTTATTAAGGAACTTGTTCTCTGTAGTAAAGTTATGCTTTGTATTATGTAAATGCTTTCTACAGTAAAACTTACAATAAATCTGGTCACAAAAAGCAAAATCAAGAAGTCGAGAAAATGAATTTGTTAATAAACCACTTTATATACTGAATGTAAATAGGTTACAGTGAAATCAAACACATACAGCAACACATCCATACATATTTACAGTCAGATGAGATGTCCAACCCCCTGCATTACCAATGCCACAAAAAAGTTGGATACTGCCTTCGTATTTGTGCACACGTCCTGATGAGTGTAACAACTCCATGCTCACATTACTGTGAATCACCATGTATGCTATTATGCTGAATTGAAGCTGCTTTTTTTAAGCTAACATGCACTTTTAAGTCCAatacagacttttttttcttcttattggTCAGCTGAAAGTCCATAATATTAATCACTGCCTGTTGCAACATGTACAACTAACAACGCAGGTAGTCCAGCACTTAGCTGAGCAATGCAGGGGGCAACACTCCTCAGCAGATGAGGTTACATGTGTATTTCAGCTCTAAATATACCGTAACACAATCATGGTTCTCAAAATGTGTTAAGAAAGCATGTCCGCGTGTAACCATATTAAGCACAGACGTTCA
This window contains:
- the lrrc66 gene encoding uncharacterized protein lrrc66 isoform X3; amino-acid sequence: MYSGQTVMYPFKVLICSATLICLHGKRFSPYASASPVPCLWETGSLLNCSALNLHEAPLRIPATIQALNLSYNSLRSLPPLWPGDGALVGLLYLWLGHNSLEDLSLCRRMRVRLKSAECGFTWAPALELLAAERNQLQQIPEGLRKSVNLLVLQLSYNKITALGSTDLQGCIHIRELHLHHNLISTIHPLAFRDVHDLEVLDLSFNLLTRIPPTVHLSLLNLMPRVDVSSNRWQCDFELWDLGKRLNETGTTLNLICHSPPQFAGKELLQLREEDFVCSKPKYGSIHHLDKTVDEGMEIWLLCSLQTQDDSPGLWWTPHGQASGAQQALLIRNITKKDAGLYICVSKPEKLVYIFELHVHQRGTERLRREIATENVQTEQHAMVRERERSLSRAYSDSDFILAVCLSVIITFIVAFILGVVLRPLLDALWYKIHLKRSPSSRTPSLGSQSMTNMDPPTYFNKGFSVSEDAELEARDGQRVTFAEVTHTNDDNYVTVLEDQEAIEENSGDEVTYENVKRSSTSTNHISIQVENVRPDEHRTVDKVMEFENIPDPEEPIREDDSSSSSSSSSSSDSEKEMLPISSQDAKPTQINGNKSEVENITGLSLVKHKVTTEKLQHTSLSSELKPVAIPIFSSEPFADWAAQIIEQNADNRNLSDADSGESFSFTDETTLTSSHDLSSTGVNLPVEMPKEPRSESGVQAESEICKIERNVKSDFSDLSRSSSSSDSEDATEHTETMKTETEISLKYDTSGSSEQDIYTSRPRLDTIILEPDDIQLTFIQDDATDQMTFQEVFSESKKKLNLPFNPIPFKRPGKLHPSNKAEEEPKKYNVHPVYRQRLVPVYTGNLTHSHLLTTSSSTDYEDPPLYNSAFSLADTVIDISDTSVTRGMSNKNSERVLHIPFDNTASSTDDVERTGSLKEETGWSDVFDLSGSCQTKGEGSLTFEQLPMTKRSLQFTASTVSRTQSEKLEQTDSSGQHQAPVIGDISGFMGKGEQFSLPKPKRYLVFTTKDDSTVDIKEMSEAKEPEESLSKSIISSSDSSSSSDSDSQEEKKTPKDPPLLLTSSSMELRVQTEEIQKVMPELERSDSSVSSQITVIGDISGFKGKSGQFSIPRPKQYLMFNTKEDSTLYEKEMSKVKETEESLSKSIISSSDSSSSSNSDAEAENGHLSQLSKLQPPKDPLLFTSSSKEIKIQTKEIQNVMPVRELERSDSSVSAEVTVIGDVSGFRGKRDQFSIPKPKRYLMFTTKEDSPLYKKEIPKEKNQEDNLVKSVVLPPDSSSSSESDSEERNVCLIQLPKSQPQKESLLLISPSNELRVQIEEKQNVMPELERSESSLSAQVPVVGDISRFMGKGDQFSIPKPKSYIMFTTKEDSTLYEKERTKENKSKGNWSKSDSSSSSDSDSEKRNVGLIPLPKTSSSNEPRAPTEPIQKVMPDLERSDSTISSQATVIGDISGYVGEGAKVSFPKPKRYLKFTTTTTTTTEPPTLYEKEMSKKNELDESPTKSVILPSDFSSSSDSDSENGLINLGQLPKPQKSLLFASSSNEKNEQLLQSEQIKNVIPELERSDSKLSTQAPVVGDISGFTGKGDQFSLPKPKRYLMFTTTEDSTLEKVISMKKEPEESITKLVISPPDSISSSDSEEGSPSKSQLPKLKKSLLFSSSSYERRLNTEKIQTVNAERERSDSRLSAQAPVVGDISGFMGKGDTFSLPKPKRFLQFTTKEDSTVYEKEMPVEKESKASVIKDEFSSLVKEKEPEASRPKAVILPPDFTSSSDSDSEERNLPRHPKSLLLTSSSYESRMYSESEAKRSGMIRKDGNRHVSFDQLPKPKKSLLFTPSAVETRREQEQREVTTSSQSTTSRYSSAVKASSKNDQ
- the lrrc66 gene encoding uncharacterized protein lrrc66 isoform X4, whose translation is MTLLCHASWLVSKCLRKSVNLLVLQLSYNKITALGSTDLQGCIHIRELHLHHNLISTIHPLAFRDVHDLEVLDLSFNLLTRIPPTVHLSLLNLMPRVDVSSNRWQCDFELWDLGKRLNETGTTLNLICHSPPQFAGKELLQLREEDFVCSKPKYGSIHHLDKTVDEGMEIWLLCSLQTQDDSPGLWWTPHGQASGAQQALLIRNITKKDAGLYICVSKPEKLVYIFELHVHQRGTERLRREIATENVQTEQHAMVRERERSLSRAYSDSDFILAVCLSVIITFIVAFILGVVLRPLLDALWYKIHLKRSPSSRTPSLGSQSMTNMDPPTYFNKGFSVSEDAELEARDGQRVTFAEVTHTNDDNYVTVLEDQEAIEENSGDEVTYENVKRSSTSTNHISIQVENVRPDEHRTVDKVMEFENIPDPEEPIREDDSSSSSSSSSSSDSEKEMLPISSQDAKPTQINGNKSEVENITGLSLVKHKVTTEKLQHTSLSSELKPVAIPIFSSEPFADWAAQIIEQNADNRNLSDADSGESFSFTDETTLTSSHDLSSTGVNLPVEMPKEPRSESGVQAESEICKIERNVKSDFSDLSRSSSSSDSEDATEHTETMKTETEISLKYDTSGSSEQDIYTSRPRLDTIILEPDDIQLTFIQDDATDQMTFQEVFSESKKKLNLPFNPIPFKRPGKLHPSNKAEEEPKKYNVHPVYRQRLVPVYTGNLTHSHLLTTSSSTDYEDPPLYNSAFSLADTVIDISDTSVTRGMSNKNSERVLHIPFDNTASSTDDVERTGSLKEETGWSDVFDLSGSCQTKGEGSLTFEQLPMTKRSLQFTASTVSRTQSEKLEQTDSSGQHQAPVIGDISGFMGKGEQFSLPKPKRYLVFTTKDDSTVDIKEMSEAKEPEESLSKSIISSSDSSSSSDSDSQEEKKTPKDPPLLLTSSSMELRVQTEEIQKVMPELERSDSSVSSQITVIGDISGFKGKSGQFSIPRPKQYLMFNTKEDSTLYEKEMSKVKETEESLSKSIISSSDSSSSSNSDAEAENGHLSQLSKLQPPKDPLLFTSSSKEIKIQTKEIQNVMPVRELERSDSSVSAEVTVIGDVSGFRGKRDQFSIPKPKRYLMFTTKEDSPLYKKEIPKEKNQEDNLVKSVVLPPDSSSSSESDSEERNVCLIQLPKSQPQKESLLLISPSNELRVQIEEKQNVMPELERSESSLSAQVPVVGDISRFMGKGDQFSIPKPKSYIMFTTKEDSTLYEKERTKENKSKGNWSKSDSSSSSDSDSEKRNVGLIPLPKTSSSNEPRAPTEPIQKVMPDLERSDSTISSQATVIGDISGYVGEGAKVSFPKPKRYLKFTTTTTTTTEPPTLYEKEMSKKNELDESPTKSVILPSDFSSSSDSDSENGLINLGQLPKPQKSLLFASSSNEKNEQLLQSEQIKNVIPELERSDSKLSTQAPVVGDISGFTGKGDQFSLPKPKRYLMFTTTEDSTLEKVISMKKEPEESITKLVISPPDSISSSDSEEGSPSKSQLPKLKKSLLFSSSSYERRLNTEKIQTVNAERERSDSRLSAQAPVVGDISGFMGKGDTFSLPKPKRFLQFTTKEDSTVYEKEMPVEKESKVSGTKPVIFPPDTSSSSDSDSEKGNVHLSKLPKPTKSLLFTSLANEPQIEQIRNVLPERSDSKFSLQASVIKDEFSSLVKEKEPEASRPKAVILPPDFTSSSDSDSEERNLPRHPKSLLLTSSSYESRMYSESEAKRSGMIRKDGNRHVSFDQLPKPKKSLLFTPSAVETRREQEQREVTTSSQSTTSRYSSAVKASSKNDQ